The Streptomyces sp. SS1-1 genome has a segment encoding these proteins:
- the eat gene encoding ethanolamine permease: protein MSQESTDTPSAAEADDYLSRRALRRGSAGWVLLTGLGVAYVVSGDYSGWNFGLAEGGFGGLAIAMVLMGAMYACMVFALAELSSILPTAGGGYGFARRALGPWGGFLTGTAILIEYVLAPAAIVIFIGDYVESLGLFGLESGWPLYLVCFAIFLGIHLWGVGEALRFSFVVTGIAVAALVVFALSALPEFSFGALDDIPVDTSAAGSSSWLPFGLLGIWAAFPFGMWFFLGVEGVPLAAEETKEPARTLPRAIRWSMGVLVVLAVVTFFAAAGARGSSAIQDAGNPLVEALQPDGEATVLSRIVNYAGLAGLVASFFSLIYAGSRQLFALSRAGYLPRFLSLTSRRKAPYLGLIVPGSIGFLLAAASGNGARMLNIAVFGATISYALMSLSHIVLRRREPGLPRPYRTPGGVLTSSVALVLACAALVATFLVDVTAAFIALAVYAVAVAYFGLYSRKHLVAKAPEEEFAALAAAEAELTRD, encoded by the coding sequence ATGTCCCAGGAATCCACCGACACACCGTCCGCCGCGGAGGCGGACGACTATCTCAGCCGCAGAGCGCTGCGCCGCGGCAGCGCCGGCTGGGTGCTGCTGACCGGTCTCGGCGTCGCCTACGTCGTCTCCGGTGACTACTCGGGCTGGAACTTCGGCCTGGCCGAGGGCGGCTTCGGCGGCCTGGCGATCGCCATGGTGCTCATGGGCGCCATGTACGCGTGCATGGTGTTCGCGCTCGCCGAGCTGTCCTCGATCCTGCCGACGGCGGGCGGCGGCTACGGCTTCGCCCGCCGAGCGCTCGGCCCGTGGGGCGGCTTCCTCACCGGTACGGCCATCCTCATCGAGTACGTCCTCGCGCCCGCCGCCATCGTCATCTTCATCGGCGACTACGTCGAGTCGCTCGGCCTGTTCGGCCTGGAGTCGGGCTGGCCGCTGTACCTGGTGTGCTTCGCGATCTTCCTCGGCATCCATCTGTGGGGCGTCGGCGAGGCGCTGCGGTTCAGTTTCGTCGTCACCGGCATCGCGGTGGCGGCGCTGGTCGTGTTCGCCCTGTCGGCGCTGCCCGAGTTCTCCTTCGGCGCGCTGGACGACATCCCGGTGGACACCTCGGCGGCCGGGTCGAGCAGCTGGCTGCCGTTCGGGCTGCTCGGGATCTGGGCGGCGTTCCCGTTCGGCATGTGGTTCTTCCTGGGCGTGGAGGGCGTGCCGCTGGCCGCCGAGGAGACCAAGGAGCCGGCCCGTACGCTGCCGCGGGCGATCCGCTGGTCGATGGGCGTGCTGGTGGTCCTGGCCGTGGTGACCTTCTTCGCGGCGGCCGGGGCGCGCGGCTCGTCCGCCATCCAGGACGCGGGCAACCCGCTGGTCGAGGCACTCCAGCCGGACGGCGAGGCGACCGTGCTGAGCCGGATCGTCAACTACGCGGGGCTGGCCGGGCTGGTGGCGTCCTTCTTCTCCCTGATCTACGCGGGCTCGCGCCAGCTCTTCGCGCTGTCCCGCGCGGGATACCTGCCCCGCTTCCTCTCCCTGACCAGCCGCCGCAAGGCCCCCTACCTGGGCCTCATCGTGCCCGGCAGCATCGGCTTCCTGCTCGCGGCGGCGTCCGGCAACGGCGCCCGGATGCTGAACATCGCCGTCTTCGGCGCGACGATCTCCTACGCGCTGATGTCCCTGTCGCACATCGTGCTGCGCCGCCGCGAGCCCGGACTGCCGCGGCCGTACCGGACACCGGGCGGGGTGCTGACCTCGTCCGTCGCGCTGGTCCTCGCCTGCGCGGCGCTGGTGGCGACGTTCCTGGTGGACGTGACGGCCGCGTTCATCGCGCTCGCGGTGTACGCCGTGGCGGTGGCCTACTTCGGGCTGTACAGCCGCAAGCATCTGGTGGCGAAGGCGCCGGAGGAGGAGTTCGCGGCGCTGGCGGCGGCCGAGGCAGAGTTGACGCGGGACTGA
- a CDS encoding serine hydrolase, translating into MESSASRRARPLLCGALAAAVVLGGTFCGSSRTHRAGGTVSSSSAPVSGSAEPPAGEEASVERVARPTVDRDAVLARALRAVDVPDGARLSVGMLDLASGESATYGKGAFDTASVVKVDILCALLLRAQDAGRGLTAGERADAAAMIGHSDNASASRLWRAIGGAAGLDAANERFGLTGTEGGDGMLWGLTRTTAADRLRLLRQVFGDDSELRPASRTYVRELMGRIAEGQRWGVSAAADGSGWALKNGWLPRTATGLWDVNSVGRVTSGDRELLVAVLSDGHTTQAGGISVVEAAAVAAVSVFSGSGGSA; encoded by the coding sequence ATGGAGTCCTCCGCGTCCCGCCGTGCCCGCCCGCTGCTGTGCGGGGCTCTCGCCGCCGCCGTCGTCCTCGGCGGCACGTTCTGCGGGTCGTCCCGGACGCACCGGGCGGGCGGGACCGTATCGTCGTCGTCCGCGCCGGTGTCCGGGTCCGCCGAGCCGCCGGCGGGTGAGGAGGCTTCGGTGGAGCGGGTGGCACGGCCGACGGTGGACCGTGACGCGGTGCTGGCGCGTGCCCTGCGGGCGGTCGACGTCCCGGACGGGGCCCGGCTGTCGGTCGGGATGCTGGACCTGGCGTCCGGCGAGAGCGCCACGTACGGGAAGGGCGCCTTCGACACGGCGAGCGTCGTCAAGGTCGACATCCTGTGCGCGCTGCTGCTGCGCGCCCAGGACGCGGGGCGGGGGCTGACGGCCGGGGAACGGGCGGACGCGGCCGCGATGATCGGGCACAGCGACAACGCCTCCGCGTCCCGGCTGTGGCGGGCGATCGGCGGGGCCGCCGGGCTCGACGCCGCGAACGAGCGGTTCGGCCTCACGGGGACCGAGGGTGGCGACGGCATGCTGTGGGGGCTGACCCGCACCACGGCCGCCGACCGGTTGCGGCTGCTGCGGCAGGTGTTCGGGGACGACTCGGAGCTGCGCCCGGCGTCACGGACGTATGTGCGGGAGCTGATGGGCCGGATCGCGGAGGGGCAGCGCTGGGGTGTGTCGGCGGCGGCCGACGGCTCCGGATGGGCACTGAAGAACGGCTGGCTGCCGCGGACGGCCACCGGGCTGTGGGACGTCAACAGCGTCGGGCGGGTGACGTCCGGGGACCGTGAGCTGCTGGTGGCCGTGCTGTCGGACGGCCATACGACCCAGGCGGGCGGGATCTCCGTGGTGGAGGCGGCGGCGGTGGCCGCGGTGTCGGTGTTCTCCGGGAGCGGCGGCTCCGCGTGA
- a CDS encoding FadR/GntR family transcriptional regulator produces the protein MSRTDTGHGAPGAADRLTSVLRPVRAGNGFEEALEQILQVVRLGLVPGGERLPAERELAERLGISRVTLREVLKVLQDQGLVESRRGRYGGTFVLPRTETPGEEELRRRLKDVDVEDALRFREVLEVGAAGLCASHGLDERQADRLREALARTHDAPLGEYRRLDTLLHLTLAELSGSPTLTAQYAAVRASVNDLLDCIPLLVRNLEHSQRQHTALVEAVIEGDAEQAREIMREHCAGTAALLRGFLG, from the coding sequence ATGTCGCGGACGGACACGGGGCACGGGGCGCCCGGGGCCGCCGACCGGCTGACGTCGGTCCTGCGGCCGGTGCGGGCCGGCAACGGCTTCGAGGAGGCCCTGGAGCAGATCCTCCAGGTGGTCCGGCTCGGCCTGGTGCCGGGCGGGGAGCGGCTGCCGGCGGAGCGGGAGCTGGCGGAGCGGCTGGGGATCAGCCGGGTGACGCTGCGCGAGGTGCTGAAGGTCCTCCAGGACCAGGGGCTGGTCGAGTCGCGGCGCGGCCGCTACGGCGGCACCTTCGTGCTGCCGCGCACCGAGACGCCCGGCGAGGAGGAGCTGCGGCGCCGGCTGAAGGACGTCGACGTGGAGGACGCGCTGCGCTTCCGCGAGGTGCTGGAGGTCGGCGCGGCCGGGCTGTGCGCCTCGCACGGGCTGGACGAGAGGCAGGCGGACCGGCTGCGCGAGGCGCTGGCCCGTACGCACGACGCGCCGCTGGGCGAGTACCGGCGGCTGGACACGCTGCTGCATCTGACGCTGGCCGAGCTGTCCGGATCCCCGACGCTGACCGCGCAGTACGCGGCCGTCCGCGCGAGCGTCAACGACCTGCTGGACTGCATCCCGCTGCTGGTGCGCAACCTGGAGCACTCGCAGCGTCAGCACACCGCGCTGGTGGAGGCCGTGATCGAGGGCGACGCCGAGCAGGCGCGGGAGATCATGCGCGAGCACTGCGCGGGCACGGCGGCGCTGCTGCGCGGCTTCCTGGGCTGA
- the mycP gene encoding type VII secretion-associated serine protease mycosin: MTAPAPAAVNKPAPTAVTRSVKTFPTRRPARRTTAPLAALLGACLAVLPATTAHADSIRAQQWALEAMHTQEAWRTTKGAGVTVAVLDTGVDDDHPDLKDNVLTGKDMVGFGAERGDRPWARHGTAMAGIIAGHGHGQGNGDGVLGIAPEAKILPVRVILEDGDPARAKARNTRGNALAEGIRWAADHGADVINLSLGDDSKSAHPEAGEDEAVQYALRKGAVVVASAGNGGEKGDHISYPAAYPGVIAATAVDRYGTRASFSTRRWYATVSAPGDKVVIADPDRKYYEGWGTSAAAAFVSGAVALIKAAHPSLTPAQIKRLLEDTARNAPASGRDDSRGYGFVDPAAALTEAARTKPQQLKPVAHSEEYFGAGPDAATSDDGPAGWTAWLAGGTGVVLLGAAVAIWRGRRGRFGLGA, translated from the coding sequence ATGACCGCCCCCGCCCCAGCCGCCGTGAACAAACCGGCGCCCACCGCCGTGACCAGAAGCGTGAAGACCTTCCCGACCCGGCGCCCGGCCCGCCGCACCACCGCCCCCCTCGCGGCCCTGCTCGGCGCCTGCCTGGCCGTCCTGCCCGCCACCACCGCGCACGCCGACTCCATACGGGCCCAGCAGTGGGCCCTGGAGGCCATGCACACCCAGGAGGCCTGGCGCACCACCAAGGGCGCCGGCGTCACCGTCGCCGTCCTCGACACCGGCGTCGACGACGACCACCCCGACCTCAAGGACAACGTCCTCACCGGCAAGGACATGGTCGGCTTCGGCGCCGAGCGCGGCGACCGCCCCTGGGCCCGGCACGGCACCGCGATGGCCGGCATCATCGCCGGTCACGGACATGGCCAGGGCAACGGCGACGGCGTCCTGGGCATCGCCCCGGAAGCGAAGATCCTCCCGGTGCGCGTCATCCTCGAGGACGGCGACCCGGCCCGCGCCAAGGCCCGCAACACCCGTGGCAACGCCCTCGCCGAGGGCATCCGCTGGGCCGCCGACCACGGCGCCGACGTCATCAACCTCTCGCTCGGCGACGACTCCAAGTCCGCCCACCCCGAGGCCGGCGAGGACGAGGCCGTCCAGTACGCGCTGCGCAAGGGCGCCGTCGTCGTCGCCTCGGCGGGCAACGGCGGCGAGAAGGGCGACCACATCTCCTACCCGGCCGCCTACCCGGGCGTCATCGCCGCGACCGCCGTCGACCGCTACGGCACCCGCGCCTCCTTCTCCACCCGCCGCTGGTACGCCACCGTCAGCGCGCCCGGCGACAAGGTCGTCATCGCCGACCCCGACCGCAAGTACTACGAGGGCTGGGGCACCAGCGCGGCAGCCGCCTTCGTCTCCGGCGCGGTCGCCCTGATCAAGGCCGCCCACCCGTCGCTCACCCCGGCCCAGATCAAGAGGCTCCTGGAGGACACCGCCCGCAACGCCCCAGCCTCCGGCCGCGACGACTCCCGCGGCTACGGCTTCGTCGACCCGGCCGCGGCCCTCACCGAGGCCGCCCGGACGAAGCCGCAGCAGCTCAAGCCGGTCGCGCACAGCGAGGAGTACTTCGGCGCGGGCCCCGACGCGGCCACCTCCGACGACGGCCCGGCCGGCTGGACGGCCTGGCTCGCGGGCGGCACCGGAGTCGTCCTGCTCGGCGCGGCCGTCGCGATCTGGCGCGGGCGGCGCGGCAGGTTCGGCCTCGGCGCGTAG
- a CDS encoding 3-oxoacyl-ACP reductase translates to MTEAIVCRRLVGRTAVITGAGSGIGLATARRLASEGAHVVCGDVDEQRGKAAAVEVGGTFVKVDVTDADQVEALFKTAYDTYGSVDIAFNNAGISPPDDDSILETGLEAWKRVQEVNLTSVYLCCKAAIPYMRRQGRGSIINTASFVARMGAATSQISYTASKGGVLAMSRELGVQFARDGIRVNALCPGPVNTPLLQELFAKDPERAARRLVHIPVGRFAEAGEIAAAVAFLASDDSSFVNATDFLVDGGISGAYVTPL, encoded by the coding sequence GTGACCGAAGCAATCGTGTGCCGTCGCCTCGTCGGCCGGACGGCCGTCATCACCGGAGCCGGCAGCGGCATCGGCCTCGCCACCGCCCGCCGGCTCGCCTCCGAAGGCGCGCACGTCGTCTGCGGCGACGTCGACGAGCAGCGCGGCAAGGCCGCCGCCGTGGAGGTCGGCGGGACGTTCGTGAAGGTCGACGTCACCGACGCCGATCAGGTCGAGGCGCTGTTCAAGACCGCGTACGACACCTACGGCAGCGTCGACATCGCCTTCAACAACGCCGGCATCTCACCGCCCGACGACGACTCCATCCTGGAGACCGGCCTGGAGGCGTGGAAGCGGGTCCAGGAGGTCAACCTGACCTCCGTCTACCTGTGCTGCAAGGCCGCCATCCCCTACATGCGGCGCCAGGGCAGGGGCTCCATCATCAACACGGCGTCCTTCGTCGCCCGGATGGGCGCCGCCACCTCCCAGATCTCCTACACGGCCTCCAAGGGCGGCGTCCTCGCGATGTCCCGGGAGCTGGGTGTGCAGTTCGCCCGGGACGGCATCCGGGTCAACGCCCTGTGCCCGGGGCCGGTCAACACCCCGCTGCTGCAGGAGCTGTTCGCCAAGGACCCCGAGCGGGCCGCGCGGCGCCTCGTCCACATCCCGGTCGGCCGGTTCGCCGAGGCCGGGGAGATCGCCGCCGCCGTCGCGTTCCTGGCCAGCGACGACTCGTCCTTCGTGAACGCCACCGACTTCCTGGTCGACGGCGGGATCTCCGGGGCGTACGTCACCCCGCTGTAG
- a CDS encoding gamma-glutamyl-gamma-aminobutyrate hydrolase family protein, translating to MIGVSTYLEAGARWGVWELEAALLPVGYPRLVQRAGGLAAMLPPDDPEHAAAAVARLDGLVVAGGPDVDPIRYGAERDPRTGPPAPDRDVWELALIDAALAAGVPLLGICRGMQLLNVALGGTLVQHLDGHAEVVGVFGGHPVKPVPGTLYAAAVPEETTVPTYHHQAVDRLGKGLIPAAHAPDGTVEALELPSPSWALGVQWHPEMGDDVRVMRALVKAAGG from the coding sequence TTGATCGGGGTCAGCACCTATCTGGAGGCGGGGGCCCGCTGGGGCGTGTGGGAGCTGGAGGCGGCCCTGCTGCCGGTGGGCTACCCACGGCTGGTGCAGCGGGCGGGCGGCCTGGCCGCCATGCTGCCGCCCGACGACCCGGAGCACGCGGCGGCCGCCGTGGCCCGGCTCGACGGGCTGGTCGTCGCGGGCGGCCCGGACGTCGACCCGATCCGCTACGGCGCCGAACGCGACCCCCGCACGGGGCCGCCGGCGCCGGACCGGGACGTGTGGGAGCTGGCCCTGATCGACGCGGCCCTGGCGGCCGGGGTCCCGCTGCTCGGGATCTGCCGGGGCATGCAGCTCCTGAACGTCGCCCTCGGCGGGACACTCGTCCAGCACCTCGACGGGCACGCGGAGGTCGTCGGCGTCTTCGGCGGCCACCCCGTCAAGCCGGTACCGGGCACCCTGTACGCCGCCGCGGTCCCGGAGGAGACGACGGTCCCGACCTACCACCACCAGGCCGTCGACCGCCTCGGCAAGGGCCTGATCCCCGCGGCCCACGCGCCCGACGGCACGGTCGAGGCACTGGAACTCCCGTCCCCCTCCTGGGCTCTGGGCGTGCAGTGGCACCCGGAGATGGGGGACGACGTACGGGTGATGCGGGCTCTGGTGAAGGCGGCGGGCGGCTGA
- a CDS encoding SseB family protein, which produces MANKNIPDSPFSDDDGTADPALSAALAAWAEDRSAEGPVLSALREARLLVPVVAVLGEVEEDENGLRREKTSDMAVPTLKAGNRTALPAFTSTESLARWDPAARPVAVPLRSALEAAAHEKADTIVLDLAGPVPFEVTGRSLLALAEGRTSTDPLADPAVRDAVRAVVAAEPAVLRAHLGPGRADGTLALVIDAAEPAEAARSVAARLAADETLRARLVRGLDLALLPAGTMPPGEPLYVRG; this is translated from the coding sequence GTGGCGAACAAGAACATTCCCGACTCCCCCTTCTCCGACGACGACGGCACAGCCGACCCCGCGCTGAGCGCCGCGCTCGCCGCCTGGGCCGAGGACCGCTCCGCCGAGGGCCCGGTCCTGTCGGCGCTCAGGGAGGCCCGCCTGCTCGTCCCGGTCGTGGCCGTGCTCGGCGAGGTGGAGGAGGACGAGAACGGGCTGCGCCGGGAGAAGACGAGCGACATGGCCGTCCCGACCCTGAAGGCCGGGAACCGCACCGCGCTGCCCGCGTTCACCTCCACCGAGTCCCTCGCCCGCTGGGACCCGGCCGCCCGCCCGGTCGCGGTGCCGCTGCGCTCGGCCCTGGAGGCCGCCGCGCACGAGAAGGCGGACACGATCGTCCTGGACCTGGCCGGTCCGGTGCCCTTCGAGGTGACCGGCCGCTCCCTGCTGGCGCTGGCCGAGGGCCGCACGAGCACGGACCCGCTGGCCGACCCGGCCGTACGGGACGCCGTCCGGGCCGTCGTGGCCGCCGAGCCCGCCGTGCTGCGCGCCCACCTGGGTCCGGGCCGGGCCGACGGCACCCTGGCCCTCGTGATCGACGCGGCCGAGCCCGCGGAGGCGGCGCGGTCGGTCGCCGCGCGGCTGGCCGCCGACGAGACGCTGAGGGCCCGCCTGGTGCGCGGCCTCGACCTGGCACTGCTGCCGGCCGGGACCATGCCGCCGGGCGAGCCCCTGTACGTACGCGGATGA
- a CDS encoding amino acid deaminase/aldolase encodes MTARAADRARYDRATAHLDAPLAIVDLDAFDANADDMLRRAGGKPIRVASKSVRCRALLERVLARDGFAGIMSFTLAESLWLARSGFDDVLLAYPSADRARFAELTSDPKLAAAVTVMIDDPAQLRLIDESRSGGREVVRVCLELDTSLRLFGGRVRVGARRSPLHSPAQVADMARAVARRPGFEVVGIMAYEGHVAGVGDSVSGRPLRSRAVRLMQATARRELAERRAAVVRAVRAVVPELRFVNGGGTGSVQFTAAEESVTEIGAGSGLYVPRLFDNYTSFSGRPAALFAQPVVRRPGVGVVTVLGGGYPASGVAGPDRLPVPYLPEGLRYDPQEGPGEVQTPLLGSPADDLLIGDKVWFRHAKAGELCERFDALHLVRGDTVMETVPTYRGEGHTFL; translated from the coding sequence ATGACTGCGCGCGCCGCCGACCGGGCCCGTTACGACCGGGCCACCGCCCATCTCGACGCCCCTCTCGCGATCGTGGATCTGGACGCCTTCGACGCCAACGCGGACGACATGCTCCGCCGGGCCGGCGGCAAGCCGATCCGGGTCGCGAGCAAGTCCGTGCGCTGCCGGGCGCTGCTCGAACGCGTCCTCGCGAGGGACGGCTTCGCGGGGATCATGTCGTTCACCCTCGCCGAGTCCCTGTGGCTGGCGCGCTCCGGTTTCGACGACGTCCTGCTGGCCTATCCCTCCGCCGACCGTGCCCGCTTCGCCGAGCTGACCAGTGATCCCAAGCTCGCGGCGGCGGTCACCGTGATGATCGACGACCCGGCGCAGCTGCGGCTGATCGACGAGTCCCGCTCGGGCGGCCGTGAAGTGGTGCGGGTGTGCCTGGAGTTGGACACCTCGCTGCGGCTGTTCGGCGGCCGGGTGCGGGTCGGTGCCCGCAGGTCGCCGCTGCACTCCCCCGCCCAGGTCGCCGACATGGCCCGCGCGGTGGCCCGCCGGCCGGGCTTCGAGGTGGTCGGGATCATGGCGTACGAGGGGCATGTCGCCGGCGTCGGGGACTCGGTGTCGGGGCGTCCGCTGCGCTCGCGTGCCGTGCGGCTGATGCAGGCCACGGCCCGCCGGGAGCTGGCGGAGCGGCGGGCCGCGGTGGTGCGGGCCGTCCGGGCCGTGGTGCCGGAGCTCCGGTTCGTCAACGGCGGCGGGACCGGCAGTGTGCAGTTCACGGCCGCCGAGGAGTCCGTCACCGAGATCGGCGCCGGGTCCGGGCTGTACGTGCCGCGTCTGTTCGACAACTACACGTCCTTCAGCGGGCGTCCGGCCGCGCTGTTCGCCCAGCCGGTGGTGCGGCGGCCGGGCGTCGGCGTGGTGACCGTGCTCGGCGGCGGCTACCCCGCGTCCGGCGTCGCGGGCCCGGACCGGCTGCCGGTGCCGTATCTGCCCGAGGGCCTGCGCTACGACCCGCAGGAGGGCCCCGGCGAGGTGCAGACCCCGCTGCTCGGCTCCCCGGCCGACGACCTGCTGATCGGCGACAAGGTGTGGTTCCGGCACGCCAAGGCCGGGGAGCTGTGCGAGCGGTTCGACGCGCTGCACCTCGTCCGGGGCGACACGGTGATGGAGACCGTGCCGACGTACCGGGGCGAGGGCCACACGTTCCTGTAG
- a CDS encoding aldehyde dehydrogenase family protein, with the protein MSSEHLLEVLNPATEEVVAAVAGASPADVDAAVTHATRAQRIWAALPPADRARLLRRFAATVDEHLEELARLEVREAGHLVGNARWEAGNVRDLLDYAAGGVERLTGRQIPVPGGLNVTILEPLGVVGVIAPWNFPMPIAAWGTAPALAAGNAVLLKPAETTPLTALRLAELALEAGLPEHLFQVLPGRGDITGDALVRHPGVAKIVFTGSTRTGTRVAALGAEQVKPVTLELGGKSPNIVFADADLETAVDPFSFLDNSGQDCCARTRVLVQESVYDEVRERLAEALAAVVVGDPADEKTQMGPLISRQHLDRVRGYVPDDAPALRGSAPEGPGFWFPPTVLTGQSPDSAAACEEIFGPVAVLLPFTDEQDAIRLANGTPYGLSGSLWTRDIGRALRVAQAVRAGNLSVNSHSSVRYWTPFGGFKQSGVGRELGPDALTAFTETKNVFISTEGPAQ; encoded by the coding sequence GTGTCGTCCGAGCACCTTCTGGAAGTCCTGAACCCCGCGACCGAGGAGGTCGTCGCCGCCGTCGCCGGGGCGAGCCCGGCCGACGTCGACGCGGCCGTCACCCACGCCACCAGGGCACAGCGGATCTGGGCCGCCCTGCCCCCCGCCGACCGCGCCCGGCTGCTGCGCCGCTTCGCGGCCACCGTCGACGAGCACCTGGAAGAACTGGCCCGCCTGGAGGTCCGCGAGGCCGGCCACCTCGTCGGCAACGCCCGCTGGGAGGCCGGCAACGTCCGCGACCTGCTCGACTACGCGGCCGGGGGAGTGGAGCGGCTCACCGGCCGGCAGATCCCGGTGCCCGGCGGCCTGAACGTCACGATCCTCGAACCGCTCGGCGTCGTCGGCGTGATCGCGCCCTGGAACTTCCCCATGCCGATCGCCGCCTGGGGCACGGCACCGGCCCTCGCGGCCGGCAACGCCGTCCTCCTCAAGCCCGCCGAGACCACCCCGCTCACCGCGCTGCGCCTCGCCGAACTCGCCCTGGAGGCCGGGCTCCCCGAGCACCTCTTCCAGGTCCTGCCCGGCCGCGGCGACATCACGGGAGACGCCCTGGTCCGGCACCCCGGAGTCGCCAAGATCGTCTTCACCGGCTCCACCCGGACCGGGACGCGCGTCGCGGCCCTCGGCGCCGAGCAGGTCAAACCCGTCACCCTCGAACTCGGCGGCAAGAGCCCCAACATCGTCTTCGCCGACGCCGACCTGGAGACCGCCGTCGACCCCTTCTCCTTCCTGGACAACTCCGGCCAGGACTGCTGCGCCCGCACCCGCGTCCTGGTCCAGGAGTCCGTCTACGACGAGGTCCGCGAGCGTCTCGCCGAGGCGCTGGCCGCCGTGGTGGTGGGTGACCCGGCCGACGAGAAGACCCAGATGGGCCCGCTGATCTCCCGGCAGCACCTCGACCGCGTACGCGGCTACGTGCCGGACGACGCCCCGGCCCTGCGCGGCAGCGCCCCCGAGGGCCCCGGCTTCTGGTTCCCGCCCACGGTCCTCACCGGGCAGAGCCCCGACTCGGCCGCCGCCTGCGAGGAGATCTTCGGCCCCGTCGCCGTCCTGCTGCCCTTCACCGACGAGCAGGACGCGATCCGCCTCGCCAACGGCACCCCCTACGGCCTCTCCGGCTCCCTCTGGACCCGTGACATCGGCCGCGCCCTGCGCGTCGCACAGGCCGTCCGCGCCGGCAACCTGTCCGTCAACTCCCACTCCAGCGTCCGCTACTGGACCCCGTTCGGCGGGTTCAAACAGTCCGGCGTCGGCCGTGAACTGGGACCGGACGCCCTGACCGCCTTCACCGAGACCAAGAACGTCTTCATCAGCACGGAGGGCCCCGCACAGTGA
- a CDS encoding glutamine synthetase family protein, whose protein sequence is MADRTPPLSVEELRALVAGGEIDTVVLAFPDMQGRLQGKRFAARFFLDEVLHHGTEGCNYLLAVDTEMNTVDGYAMSSWDRGYGDFAMHPDLTTLRRVPWNDGTAMLIADLAWEDGSPVAAAPRQILRRQLERLAEHGYTANVGTELEFIVFKDTYEQAWDAGYRGLTPANQYNIDYSVLGTGRIEPLLRRIRNEMAAAGLTVESAKGECNPGQHEIVFRYDEALVTCDQHAVYKTGAKEIAAQEGVSITFMAKYNEREGNSCHIHLSLTDADGDSVMAGPDGMSEVMRHFLAGQLAALRDFSLLYAPNINSYKRFAAGSFAPTAVAWGRDNRTCALRVVGHGRSLRFENRLPGGDVNPHLAVAGLVAAGLYGIEQKLELPEPCPGNAYTADYEHVPTTLREAAELWENSPIAKAAFGDEVVAHYRNMARVELDAFDAAVTDWELRRSFERM, encoded by the coding sequence GTGGCAGACCGCACACCCCCGCTGAGCGTCGAGGAGCTGCGCGCCCTCGTCGCGGGCGGTGAGATCGACACTGTCGTCCTGGCCTTCCCCGACATGCAAGGCCGGCTCCAGGGCAAGCGGTTCGCCGCCCGCTTCTTCCTCGACGAGGTCCTGCACCACGGCACCGAGGGCTGCAACTACCTGCTCGCCGTCGACACCGAGATGAACACCGTCGACGGCTACGCCATGTCCTCCTGGGACCGCGGCTACGGCGACTTCGCCATGCACCCCGACCTCACCACCCTGCGCCGCGTCCCCTGGAACGACGGCACCGCCATGCTGATCGCCGACCTCGCGTGGGAGGACGGCTCCCCCGTGGCCGCCGCGCCCCGCCAGATCCTCCGCCGCCAGCTGGAGCGCCTCGCCGAGCACGGCTACACGGCGAACGTCGGCACCGAGCTGGAGTTCATCGTCTTCAAGGACACCTACGAGCAGGCGTGGGACGCCGGCTACCGGGGCCTCACCCCGGCGAACCAGTACAACATCGACTACTCGGTGCTGGGCACCGGCCGCATCGAGCCGCTGCTGCGCCGCATCCGCAACGAGATGGCCGCCGCAGGCCTCACCGTCGAGTCCGCCAAGGGCGAGTGCAACCCCGGCCAGCACGAGATCGTCTTCCGCTACGACGAGGCCCTGGTCACCTGCGACCAGCACGCCGTGTACAAGACCGGCGCCAAGGAGATCGCCGCCCAGGAGGGCGTCTCGATCACCTTCATGGCCAAGTACAACGAGCGCGAGGGCAACTCCTGCCACATCCACCTCTCGCTCACCGACGCCGACGGCGACAGCGTCATGGCCGGGCCCGACGGCATGTCGGAGGTCATGCGGCACTTCCTGGCGGGCCAGCTCGCCGCCCTGCGTGACTTCTCGCTGCTGTACGCACCCAACATCAACTCCTACAAGCGGTTCGCCGCGGGCTCCTTCGCGCCGACCGCCGTCGCCTGGGGCCGCGACAACCGCACCTGCGCCCTGCGCGTCGTCGGCCACGGCCGCTCCCTGCGCTTCGAGAACCGGCTCCCCGGCGGCGACGTCAACCCGCACCTCGCCGTCGCCGGACTCGTCGCCGCCGGCCTGTACGGCATCGAGCAGAAGCTGGAACTGCCCGAACCCTGCCCCGGCAACGCCTACACCGCCGACTACGAGCACGTCCCCACCACGCTCCGCGAGGCCGCCGAACTCTGGGAGAACAGCCCCATCGCCAAGGCCGCATTCGGCGACGAGGTCGTCGCCCACTACCGCAACATGGCGCGCGTCGAACTCGACGCCTTCGACGCCGCGGTGACCGACTGGGAGCTGCGCCGCTCCTTCGAACGCATGTGA